AAAGTACAGTGTTAAAAGAAGCCACTCCGTCATCATATGTCCTTTCCTTCTATAAGCTTTCCCAAACGTAGATGTGTTACTAATTGGTTCTTATGTCAATCAATGGTAAATACAGTATTGGCAAGTTAGATCAATTCTACATTGATAATTTATTGGCGGTTCTGTTTTGTTGGTCCTTTCAATTCACTGCCATGGTCATTTACAACCAACAAAAGAACTGTTTTTATAATCTGGTTTTTGGGAATGAATCAACTATACCAAAGTGTTGGGAAAAGGAAGCTTATTATTAACAGACATATTTCTTCTTCTACATTCTTATAAATATTATGTCCAAGTGTTTGCATGTTCAGTTTATTATGTAACTCAATATATGTTATGGCCTGCTTTTCTATCGGTTTGAATTAAACAGCGAGTCTCTCTGGATATATTAGGTCAATCACTTTTCATCTTGGCTTTTTGGTGTAAAGAGTTCaaagtattttttgtttttctgatTTCTTTACCAAGTGGATTTATTGTTGTACCTAAGTAGACATCTATCTTTGTCTCTTTCTACCTTTTGCTTAATATATGATAATGTTTTACTGCTTAAAATAAAGAGTAAAAGTGTCAATGACTTGTCACTGGGTTTGGGAGGCCTTCTGATATTTTCAGTTGCTTTTATTCTCTTgagaataataaattttattgttagTGGAGTTTCTTCTGATGTCACTCAAACAAGTTTAACTGGTACAGAATTGATAAACAAAGTTATCTTGATTCGTTATATTCTCCATATTATATTTGCTTGTGTGGAACACCGCAGGTTGGTTTGATTAGACACACCATGGATTTAATGGTTAGATTATTCTGACATTGAGGGacatatgttattttataaattgatTTTCATGTTGCTGTATCATTAATTCATGAAACGGAGTTTTTTATGCTCTGATAAGTGCCGTAAACAGTTCAAGCTACTTTTAATACTCTTATACCTTAATTGCTTCATTTCTGTCTAGGTTGCAAGCCAAGAGACTTATGGAACCTTGGGTGCTATTGTTAGAAGTCGAACTGGAAATCGTCAGGTTGGTTTTCTCACTAATCGACATGTGGCTGTTGATTTAGATTATCCAAACCAGAAAATGTTTCATCCTTTACCACCAAGTCTTGGACCTGGTGTATATTTGGGAGCTGTGGAGAGGGCAACATCCTTTATCACAGATGATCTTTGGTATGGAATCTTTGCTGGAACAAACGCAggtaaaaaaattcttaatttcTGTAATCAATCATGCATTACTTCTATTAGTTGGACTCGTAAGAGTTATTTTATCACTATTATTAGTGTTTTGTTAGCGAAGAGGTGTGACTGTGCGTATTGTTTCCTGCACTAGAATTGTATACctagttctttctctttgtttcgtttttcttttcttatatgTGACCAAGGGACAAAATTCCTTTAAATTCACTATATGCTTCATAGGATCAAAATAGCTAAATTTAAGCTTAGGCACTGATGTTGGCTTTTAGATTTTCACTTTGGAAGTGGTCAAGCTTTACTCCAGAATAGCCAAGATCAACCTATGTCAGTTCCGTGAATTAGTAGTTTTCATGTACTTTCTATAAGCTTTTGTCTCGTTGACCTCTTTATTTCTTCTGAGAATTATTGAACTATAAACTCCTGATAATATCAGTATTCAAAGGAGGCCTTTTCAAAGTTAGAAAGatacttatttttattacattacTGGTGAAGGACTCTCTCCTGTCCTACCAGCTGAAGTTTACTGTCATGTTTTTCTTGATGTTTTGTGCTTTTAGGCATTTGAGTATCCTGAAGGTGCATCCTGTGGGTGGTTTCATTTTTTATCTTTCTGCTCACATTTTTTCTAAAGGTTTCCCATTGTATCCTGACTGCGATACATCCAACTACAATGTGGTGTTCCTGCAGAAACATTTGTGCGAGCTGATGGTGCTTTCATTCCTTTTGCGGAAGATTTCAACATGAATAACGTAAATATAACTGTGAAAGGAGTGGGTGAGATTGGTGATGTCAATGTCATAGATTTGCAGTCTCCGATCAACAGTCTGATTGGAAGGCAGGTGGTCAAAGTTGGGAGAAGTTCTGGCTTAACTACTGGGACCATAATGGCTTACGCCCTAGAGTACAATGATGAAAAGGGGATCTGTTTCTTCACTGATTTTCTTGTTGTTGGTGAGAACCAGCAGACCTTTGATCTTGAAGGTGATAGTGGAAGTCTCATCCTCTTAACTAGTCCAAATGGGGAGAAGCCACGGCCAGTTGGGATCATTTGGGGAGGGACAGCAAACAGGGGCCGCTTGAAATTAAAAGTTGGCCAAACCCCCGAGAATTGGACTAGTGGGGTTGATCTAGGACGCCTTCTTGATCTCCTGGAACTTGATCTTATCACAACAAATGAAGGGCTACAAGGTTTGTGCTCTTGAGCTAGGTGGCTTTTCTCTCATCTCTTATTACTATGATTTCCTGAAGACATTCTTTTCTTTCACTCTCTAGTTACTTACATATTAATAGACATTCTTGTGCTCCTTTGCTATGACCTCATTAAAACATTTCTTAATTTGGCTAAGTAACATGCTTCACTGTGGAAAGTAAAACTattcattttttcttttccGAACCGTAAAGAATGGCAGTAATTTCTGCAACATTAGACATCCTTAAGCTGGAATCGCAACCATGACCTCAAATTACTATTCATCCAATTAGTAAAAATGCCAGCCAATTTGTACTATCCATCCTTAAACTTTGTATGGATATCTTTTGCTATTCCTTGTGGCCTATTAATTCAAATTCTAATCATTTCCCCTTAGTAACACAAACACTGACCAGATTGATTACAAAGTCCTCATCATCATGTATTGACGTGCTTTAAGATATGCGGATACATGATGATGGGGATGTCTTAACTGAGGGTAATGTGAAATATGATCTTTGTTTGGTCATATGTGCTATTTGAATGAGGATATTGCAAATTTTATTGCTTGTTCTGCTGAAGGGTTTGATGTTGGACGCCTTGCTAATGATGTTTAAGTTTGCTACTCTGGTGCACTGGGCTTGCTAACAAGAAAGTGACACTTGTCATAGTTTTAACTTCCATATAAAGTTCTAAGGTGGATTCTCAAGGGCACTGGAACTTTTTCTGACATCCTTTTACTTTCCTCCAGCAAGATGTCTCTGTTTTTGTTTGTGCACAGCAATTGGTTTTCTTTTATAATTGTTTATTTACACATTGCAATCGTATAGTAGAAAATGTCTAATTGTAGATATATAAACTATAAAGGCTTTAGTAGTCAGTAAACAGACAGAATATCAAATAACAATATTGCATGAAATATTATGGTTAAGCTGTTATATTTTCCTTAATCAAATGTTAAACAAGTGAAGGAACACCAAAAGACAACGAGAGTTTGTAGCAAATTTCTGGGACACTATTGAATGTGTAATTAACTTATCTCTTTTTTACTCGATACATTACTGGATTGATTAATTTAGTCCAAGTGttaatatattattgttattatggtTTTCTTTGTTCCTGATTAGTGTTGCATATATGTGGTTTCATTGTTCAAATAGCTGCGGTGCAAGAGCAAATAAATGCTTCAGCTGCAGGGATGGATTCTACAGTTGGGGAGTCATCCCCGACAGACCGAGTGCCATTTAGGGATAGACTTGAAGGGAATTCGGAGCCTCTTGGTTTAAATATTCGACAAGTTCTAATTGAAAGGGAATCCTGTCAAGCACCAGCTAGAACTTTAAGGGAAAGTGAGATTCACACTGGAAATGGAATTGAAACAGATCTGAACATTGAACACCAATTCATTCCTAGTTTTACCAGCAGATCTACAGTGCATAACATTGGCCAAGAGGAAAACCCAGAATCAAAAAACCTCTCAGGATTGAGGAATGGTTCTGATGAGGAGATCTTATTTTCATTACGGCTTGGTGAACCTGAACCAAAGAGAAGAAAGAACTTGCCTTCTTCTGAGGAACCGAAAATGAAGTAGCAACTGAGTAGATTTAATAAGCTTCTATTGGAGGAACAGTGTCATTGAAAGATAGCTGCTTCCTTTTACCAATCCTGGTGTTGGGACTAGGAATGGAAATTCTATATTGCAAGATTCCTCTTAAGGCCTAAACACAAGAACAGCATCAGCAGGTTTGTGCCCTCTggatcaattattattttttgaacaatgatattaaattatagGTTACAATATGGGTCATACAAATATTTTAGAGAGATTGAGGGTTACCATGTTGTTAAATTTTCATTTCCTCTACCCTTTTGCCGAAAGTGTTGTACCATAATCACTCTTTTGATGGGGGGCAGTGCATGAATAGAGTAAAATGGGAAGCTGAAAAGAATGTAAAATGTTACTTTTGGAAGCCACTTAGCTTGTTCAAACTTCCATACAGGAATGTCATATATTTGTGGTAGAGGGGGGACCAAGCTGGACTGCATTATTGAATCTTCCAGTTTGTTTAATGAATTCACATTGTATTGTCAATATGTTTGTATATGTTACTTTTCATTTTAACATTCGTCACTCATGACTTATCTAGTGATTTTCAGTTTCGATTGTGAAACATGAAAACCAATCTCTTCCTTCCATTAGTGGTCACTCCATACACAATTCATAAAGAATTTCGATTACATTTGTGATATATAGATAAGAGTAATATTAGACACTCAATTTAAATACATCTACTCTTTTATTCGGTAACTTTTGTTTTCAATATAgtacttatttttctttttgaaacaCTCAATATAGTACTTATTTGACTCTATTTTAAAATCTTATATATTTGATGGGGTTAGGTGGAAAATGACCCCGAAAGAGATAAATAAGTTaagtaaatgttttttttttctttttcaaagtttttaaaaaaaatagtaaaatataataaattagataataaaaagtacaaaaatattttcattttttatgttatatttttttttaaaaaaattatataatgataaaatttatgttgtatacatttacttttattttatattaattattttaattacaatgaatatataatatcattaaacatttacattgtatatattataatatttaatatattgtagcataaaactaatatattgtaataataaaattatatattacaaaaaaaattaatatattaatacataaaatgtatatataatactaacaaaattatatataacacattaaaatatttacaataaaaaatatatgccCATAacaattgaaaataaaataaatatgttaTGAAATATTAGTTATGGATGTTCaaatcattaaattaattatcactATTAATGCTTGgttgtatttttctttattatatattgattTAGTTTTCAattcttttaatatatttttgtataaataggggtttaCCCAATCGAaataaacaactaaaaaattctcattcaacttctctttctctcgtcatcatcttcttcttgtcttcttaaatattttatattattttataacacgttatcagcacgaatCTTTGCCTAAACCCCAAAGTAAATATTTTGTTTAAGTTTTTGAATtatttcaaagtcacgatacataatatatatatatactcatttgATTGAAacaatgttaatttttttttttttttttttttttttatctatatgtctatattatttatatatgtatatatatattttattcttatatagttattcttaaattcatttatatacatattaagtttttattatttataatatttacgaTATAtttgtgcctatgatatgatagaatatctatataaattatgcatatatcctgaagattatacGTCCTCGATAAAAttttgcatatatcctgaagattttGCATATAATATTCATCATATAATTTACtgaaatataacaaaaaagatgaatatatatattcatatctacatatatatatgtttttgtattCTTTGAGAACAATAAAaggtaatctaatatcgatatagattttggcaaatatttcctgaagtaaatattttatatttgtcaaaaaaatatatattgtatttatgtgaatacaatcaaagaattattaaaatgattattattgatataattttatagtgggttttgaatacccaaaaagaatgttaagaaatttacattgaaacatcaagtataagaataacaatgaacatgactaataatatttaaacaCATGAGATATGCATTACTTGTTCATCATTTTCTGCAGAGAATGATagaaattgaattttttaattttaaagagtGTTCATATTCTatatattagtcatgttattatatattgttataaCTTACGatgtttatattaaaaataattgcaTGTTACATACATTAAAGATTagattttgcatacatcttgaagattatgcaaaaattatattcatatattctttaaaatattgtaaaagaaattactgaataatttcttatatttttatagatgaattaataagtttttaagaaatttataataatgttcttcttgttcaacgtcattcccctaaGTGAAtgcaataattttaaataatcaatgatattatttactactcaaatatttctagaagaaattggaaacaaCCAGAAGATGAAATACCATACACAATCAAAGTCCATGAAATCTATGTATCATgtatggaattgaataatagtggtcacATACCTGTAGAatggacacacttataatcaagataaaattatatttgattattgaatagaatgtgaattgtacacaTATTTTAATATATCGTAAAttcattgtacatttagaatattttaatatcattccctgaagagaatgaatagacgtgaaattctatttcatagAATATAgattttacatatattagtaatgtcagaagcaaattaatatatacatattttattatttcttaaaatCAATGGTTTTAAACTATTGTTGTTTCAAGATATGTatattatacatttactatttaatttagTTTGCATATTTCGATAAGTGAATATatgatttactaatatttgttagtgatccaatataatctaatataatcaaagtgataaagaatcacaaaatgattactTGAAAAGCTTTCTGAAGAAGTCTTGCATACAATTGTTACTTGAAGTAGTtaaatatctttgtatgtacctatatgtatagtttttattaagtcatgataattagactgctgaatagtctattaataaattagaccaGTTGTTAGAAagatatgaaaaaatataaatgatatattatggttatatctatttgaacATTACAACAATACGATGAAATTGACATGtaccttttaaattatacacatcattgaattaaTGATAGTAATTCctaaagaaatataaagttttataTGCATAATAGTTATTTCTGAAgagtatatatgttttggtgaataatataattattttatttgtgtatataaaaataaaacttgtaacgaTTACTTATATGTTGTGATTTTATATTACCttatgaaagtttcattgaaatacaaattatagtgaaactgaagttcatgaattgagttgttttgacatgatcaatatgcaataaattgtcaaaggatttgactaaattttgttaaagaacgagaagattcttctcattgttaatttataaggctcaaaagaagaatgtgcatatattttgcacatagaaaaaataaaagtatattttcatatttttaattttataaaaaaatatatgtagtatttcatttattttttttatatttgtttataagataaaattatatttttattgataattattttaatataatttattttaatatatatatatgattttatttatttatctagaaaataaatatatattaaattatttttgaagaaaatgattAGATTATATTTCTTAAataatcttgagccattgttatatttttattgcatagtttcttatcgatgtaaTAAGATCATGAATTTAcaaaatttgtaaatttatgtatttctaattatacacgtatgactcattcttagaaatgaattaagttcataactATTGAACTTGGActtgaagtttattgaacctgaagttcaatctcacataatatatatgagtttaaataattattgatCTATTGTGGTATATTAAAATTtctacaggtgtattaatattattagatatcacaattttttaaaattctctcgatcagggggagagaagcagttgggatcaatgatgatttttgaaaaataatccttgcacaaagcatataagaacgatatagttcaaaataatatatattaattgcaaatcgatattattcaaagttgagttagaataagtcgaaaacgcctgaagcataaatgaacaatgtagaaattattaataaatgttcatttgatttgtcttaaagttgttaaatctataggtactcatggagataccttaatatTATAAAGCATTGataatttaaaaatgataaccatGATGAAAACAGTACTCTAGAAGCGACTCCctagagaagttagacataacacatttgatcataattgaatccctgaagtgtaactctataggtacctataaatgataaacatatttgaaaaatatgtaatttaaagagatctctataagttatgtcaatataagaggaaattatcatataatgaaaattttgtcgacaatagatgttgaatgtttgcatatgcaataaactaacatgagatatcaaggatcatggtattaaaTTTTTCGAGAATTATCAACATACATtttgtttttggccaaaatattatgacgcaatcctaGCATGATTACTCGCATAAAGTGAAGTTAAACCTGTAGGgtttgcaaataaatatttttaataagaaatttacatatatgtatttgtacacaaaattaattgttgtacaaagtttgcatagacataaGATTGATTGAAATAAGACTTAAAtcttgagaaaatataatcataatttgattatagcctggaatatattttatgagaatttataagcgtcacataaatattgcaacaaattttatttatttggagctcctaatatagtgagaatttgaaattagccttatctaaaaattctagaaaaatttaatacatgtcttaagtgatataaatttaaaattgcgtacactatatgacaaatatctttgtataaaataaagacatgtaagtaaattattatttgaaa
This region of Cannabis sativa cultivar Pink pepper isolate KNU-18-1 chromosome 7, ASM2916894v1, whole genome shotgun sequence genomic DNA includes:
- the LOC115698227 gene encoding protein NARROW LEAF 1, producing the protein MMDRIRLDLRFHPSGSTQSEESALDLDRNYCGHPNLPSSSPPLQPFASAGQHSESNAAYFSWPTSSRLIDAAEDRANYFGNLQKGVLPETFGLPKGQQATTLLELMTIRAFHSKILRRFSLGTAIGFRIRRGVLTDIPAILVFVARKVHRQWLNHLHCLPAALEGPGGVWCDVDVVEFSYYGAPAATPKEQLYTELVDGLRGSDPCIGSGSQVASQETYGTLGAIVRSRTGNRQVGFLTNRHVAVDLDYPNQKMFHPLPPSLGPGVYLGAVERATSFITDDLWYGIFAGTNAETFVRADGAFIPFAEDFNMNNVNITVKGVGEIGDVNVIDLQSPINSLIGRQVVKVGRSSGLTTGTIMAYALEYNDEKGICFFTDFLVVGENQQTFDLEGDSGSLILLTSPNGEKPRPVGIIWGGTANRGRLKLKVGQTPENWTSGVDLGRLLDLLELDLITTNEGLQAAVQEQINASAAGMDSTVGESSPTDRVPFRDRLEGNSEPLGLNIRQVLIERESCQAPARTLRESEIHTGNGIETDLNIEHQFIPSFTSRSTVHNIGQEENPESKNLSGLRNGSDEEILFSLRLGEPEPKRRKNLPSSEEPKMK